A genomic region of Janthinobacterium lividum contains the following coding sequences:
- the tolB gene encoding Tol-Pal system beta propeller repeat protein TolB: MKKMSYVVLCASLVLGASSAQAQLRVEITGIGSNQIPVAVASFVNESAAPQSLSGIIKADLARSGVFKLIDADAPVSETAPVSYEQWKSRGADALAAGTVQSMADGRLDVRYKLFDTIKGAQISSMNNAAAPQFNRLLAHKIADDIYEKLTGVKGAFATRIAYVTQSGREYRLEVADADGEGIQVALRSNEPIISPSWSPDGTKVAYVSFEKKKPIVYVQNLVTRQRTIVSNEKGSNSAPSWSPDGSRLAVALSRDGHTQVYTVNADGSGLRRVSSSSGIDTEPQFSADGQSIYFTSDRSGGPQIYRMSVSGGEAKRVTFGGSYNISPRISSDGKTLAYISRRDGNFQLYALDLASGQELRLSDTANDESPSFSPNGKYIMYATESGRRKSLAVVSVDGRVKQRLTTQAGNIKEPTWGPFMK; encoded by the coding sequence ATGAAAAAAATGAGCTATGTCGTGCTCTGCGCCAGCCTGGTGCTGGGAGCGTCAAGCGCCCAGGCGCAGCTGCGCGTGGAGATTACGGGGATCGGCAGCAACCAGATCCCGGTGGCTGTCGCCAGCTTCGTCAATGAATCGGCGGCGCCGCAATCGCTGTCGGGCATTATCAAGGCCGACCTGGCGCGCAGCGGCGTGTTCAAGCTGATCGACGCCGATGCGCCCGTATCGGAAACGGCGCCCGTCAGCTACGAGCAGTGGAAGTCGCGCGGCGCCGACGCGCTGGCGGCCGGCACCGTGCAAAGCATGGCCGATGGCCGCCTGGACGTGCGCTACAAGCTGTTCGACACCATCAAGGGCGCCCAGATCTCCAGCATGAACAATGCGGCCGCGCCGCAGTTCAACCGCTTGCTGGCGCACAAGATCGCCGATGACATCTATGAAAAGCTGACGGGCGTCAAGGGCGCGTTCGCCACGCGCATCGCCTACGTCACGCAATCGGGCCGCGAATACCGCCTGGAAGTGGCCGACGCCGATGGCGAAGGCATCCAGGTCGCCCTGCGCTCGAACGAGCCGATCATTTCGCCGTCGTGGTCGCCGGATGGCACCAAGGTCGCGTATGTGTCGTTTGAAAAGAAAAAACCGATTGTCTACGTGCAAAATCTGGTGACGCGCCAGCGCACCATCGTGTCGAATGAAAAAGGCAGCAATTCGGCGCCGAGCTGGAGCCCGGACGGCTCGCGCCTGGCCGTGGCCCTGTCGCGCGATGGTCATACCCAGGTCTACACCGTCAATGCCGACGGCAGCGGCCTGCGCCGCGTCAGCAGCAGCAGCGGCATCGATACGGAACCTCAATTCTCGGCCGATGGCCAAAGCATTTACTTCACCAGCGATCGCAGCGGCGGACCACAAATCTACCGCATGTCGGTCAGCGGCGGCGAAGCCAAACGCGTGACGTTTGGCGGCTCCTACAACATCAGCCCGCGGATTTCGTCCGACGGGAAGACACTCGCTTATATTTCCCGTCGCGACGGCAATTTCCAGCTCTACGCGCTCGACCTGGCTAGTGGCCAGGAACTGCGCCTGTCGGACACCGCCAACGACGAATCACCGAGCTTTTCGCCCAACGGGAAATATATCATGTACGCGACCGAATCCGGACGACGCAAGTCGCTGGCAGTGGTATCGGTGGATGGCCGCGTCAAACAGCGTTTGACTACGCAAGCTGGCAATATCAAGGAGCCCACCTGGGGTCCTTTTATGAAGTAA
- the tolA gene encoding cell envelope integrity protein TolA has protein sequence MQNKQIDHVLGKPYSVPRERSRWPSLGLALAMHLGLLFFLWVGVHWQNTEPVAVEAEVWDMKVQTAAPPPDVATEPEPTPAPPPEPQVEQPAPPPPPPVAAPEPKVDLREAEIALERKKAKLKEEKDKAAAEERRKQELKEREEEKRELEKQKQKEKDKAEKLEKEKADKLEKAKEAKEKEKAAEEKAEKELSEKKAAAEKAAKAKKAAEEKKAADKARAAEMSRITGAAGAGTTGTAAKATAPRKDSGYVAALTSKIKSNIAYSGSTDVPGNPRAVFKIEQLPTGEIISVRKIKSSGLPAYDSSVENAINKSSPLPKKKDGTVEREIELIFEMKDLPK, from the coding sequence TTGCAGAACAAACAAATCGACCATGTACTCGGCAAGCCCTACAGCGTGCCGCGCGAACGCAGCCGCTGGCCCTCGCTGGGCCTGGCGCTGGCGATGCACCTTGGGCTGCTGTTTTTCCTGTGGGTGGGCGTACACTGGCAAAATACGGAACCTGTCGCCGTCGAAGCGGAAGTGTGGGATATGAAAGTGCAGACGGCCGCGCCGCCGCCTGACGTGGCGACGGAACCGGAGCCGACACCGGCGCCGCCGCCGGAACCGCAAGTGGAACAGCCGGCTCCGCCGCCACCGCCGCCCGTGGCAGCGCCCGAGCCGAAGGTCGATCTGCGCGAGGCGGAGATCGCCCTCGAACGCAAGAAGGCCAAGCTGAAGGAAGAAAAAGACAAAGCGGCAGCGGAAGAACGCCGCAAGCAGGAATTGAAGGAACGCGAGGAAGAAAAGCGCGAACTGGAAAAACAGAAGCAGAAAGAGAAAGACAAGGCTGAAAAGCTGGAAAAAGAAAAGGCTGACAAGCTGGAGAAAGCCAAGGAAGCCAAAGAGAAAGAAAAAGCGGCGGAAGAAAAAGCCGAGAAAGAACTGTCCGAGAAAAAAGCGGCGGCGGAAAAAGCCGCCAAGGCGAAAAAAGCGGCGGAAGAGAAAAAAGCCGCCGACAAGGCGCGCGCCGCGGAAATGAGCCGCATCACGGGTGCGGCGGGCGCCGGCACGACGGGCACGGCCGCGAAAGCGACCGCGCCACGCAAGGACAGCGGCTATGTCGCTGCCCTGACGAGCAAGATCAAGAGCAATATCGCGTACAGCGGTAGCACGGACGTGCCGGGCAACCCGCGCGCCGTGTTCAAGATCGAGCAACTGCCAACTGGGGAAATTATTTCGGTCCGAAAGATTAAAAGCAGCGGCCTGCCGGCGTATGACAGCTCGGTGGAAAACGCCATTAATAAATCGTCGCCACTGCCGAAGAAAAAAGACGGCACCGTGGAACGCGAGATTGAACTCATATTCGAGATGAAGGATTTGCCTAAATGA
- a CDS encoding ExbD/TolR family protein, with amino-acid sequence MGSSFNSGGMRGGRGRKFKSEINVVPYIDVMLVLLIIFMVMPSSNNPSVVNLPNAEKSAKPPDDYIQIVLKPNGSLSIGVIGKEQLSPETEPNRDALLRKLRGLHESNPDYPVMIAGDKESKYDDVIQLISEAKKMGITRVGLATK; translated from the coding sequence ATGGGTTCCTCATTCAATAGCGGCGGCATGCGCGGTGGCCGTGGCCGCAAGTTCAAGTCCGAGATCAACGTCGTGCCGTATATCGACGTGATGCTGGTACTGCTGATCATTTTCATGGTGATGCCGTCGTCGAACAATCCCAGCGTGGTGAACTTGCCCAACGCGGAAAAGTCGGCCAAACCGCCCGATGACTATATTCAGATCGTGCTGAAACCGAATGGTTCGCTGTCGATCGGCGTCATCGGCAAGGAACAGCTGTCGCCGGAGACGGAACCGAACCGCGACGCCCTGCTGCGCAAGCTGCGCGGTTTGCATGAAAGTAACCCCGACTATCCCGTGATGATCGCCGGCGACAAGGAAAGCAAGTACGACGATGTGATCCAGCTCATTTCGGAAGCGAAAAAGATGGGCATTACCCGCGTCGGCCTGGCCACCAAGTAA
- the tolQ gene encoding protein TolQ, with amino-acid sequence MNVTQDLSFLALISNAHLIVQLIMALLLLISLTSWTYIFRKMFAVRQARKQTIEFERSFWAGGNLHALHQNASGNRDQSGALARIFDAGMGEFIKGKASYGSREALDVGAVLDGARRAMRAAFQREMDVLESHLAFLASVGSVSPYIGLLGTVWGIMNAFRGLANVQQATLAAVAPGIAEALIATAIGLFAAIPAVVAYNRFSHDIDRLAIRFESFVEEFSNILQRQSR; translated from the coding sequence ATGAACGTTACACAAGATCTTTCTTTCCTCGCGCTCATCTCCAATGCCCATTTGATCGTGCAACTGATCATGGCCCTGCTGCTGCTGATTTCCCTGACCAGCTGGACCTACATTTTCCGCAAGATGTTTGCCGTGCGCCAGGCGCGCAAGCAAACCATCGAATTCGAACGCAGCTTCTGGGCCGGCGGCAACCTGCATGCGCTGCACCAGAACGCCAGCGGCAACCGCGACCAGAGCGGCGCGCTGGCCCGCATCTTCGATGCCGGCATGGGCGAATTCATCAAGGGCAAGGCTTCCTACGGTTCGCGCGAAGCGCTGGACGTGGGCGCCGTGCTCGACGGCGCACGCCGCGCCATGCGCGCCGCCTTCCAGCGCGAAATGGACGTGCTCGAATCGCATCTGGCCTTCCTCGCTTCCGTCGGCTCCGTTTCGCCGTACATCGGCCTGCTCGGCACCGTCTGGGGCATCATGAACGCCTTCCGCGGCCTGGCCAACGTGCAGCAAGCCACGCTGGCCGCCGTCGCGCCCGGCATCGCCGAAGCGCTGATCGCCACCGCCATCGGCCTGTTCGCGGCCATTCCCGCCGTCGTCGCCTACAACCGTTTTTCGCATGACATCGACCGTCTGGCGATCCGCTTCGAAAGCTTCGTCGAGGAATTCTCCAACATCCTGCAGCGCCAGTCGCGCTAA
- the ybgC gene encoding tol-pal system-associated acyl-CoA thioesterase — MPSVFTWNVRVYYEDTDAGGIVYYANYLKFFERARTEWLRAIDVGQQELLEQHDAMFVVKSVNADYHAPARLDDTVRLTLSIEKMGRASIVFLQQAWCGDRLLNTARVKIGCVDSALRPRAVPDAVAARMRAA; from the coding sequence ATGCCTTCAGTCTTTACCTGGAACGTACGTGTCTACTATGAAGACACCGACGCCGGCGGCATCGTCTATTACGCAAATTACCTGAAATTCTTCGAACGCGCGCGTACCGAATGGCTGCGCGCCATCGACGTGGGCCAGCAGGAATTGCTGGAGCAGCACGATGCAATGTTCGTTGTCAAAAGCGTCAACGCCGACTATCATGCGCCAGCCAGGCTCGATGACACGGTAAGATTAACCTTAAGCATAGAAAAAATGGGGCGCGCCTCCATCGTTTTCCTGCAACAAGCCTGGTGCGGCGACCGCCTGCTCAATACGGCCCGCGTCAAGATCGGCTGCGTCGATTCGGCACTGCGCCCGCGCGCCGTGCCTGATGCAGTCGCGGCCCGCATGCGCGCCGCCTGA
- the glyA gene encoding serine hydroxymethyltransferase, whose translation MFAKDHNLANVDPELFAVIQKENTRQHDHIELIASENYTSPAVMEAQGSQLTNKYAEGYPGKRYYGGCEYVDVAEQLAIDRVKQLFGAECANVQPNSGSQANQGVFFAMLKPGDLIMGMSLAEGGHLTHGMPLNMSGKWFDVVSYGLTAEEDIDYEAMERLARERKPKLIIAGASAFSKKIDFERFSKIAKEVGAYFMVDMAHYAGLIAAGLYPNPVPFADFVTSTTHKSLRGPRGGIILMKAEHEKAINSAIFPGIQGGPLMHVIAGKAVAFKEALSPEFVEYQKQVIKNADVLAKTLIKRGLRIVSGGTESHVMLVDLRAKNLTGKEAEAILGSAHITCNKNGIPNDPQKPFVTSGIRLGSPAMTTRGFKEAQAEEVGNLIADVLDNPHDAATIERVKAAVKVLADAHPVYAA comes from the coding sequence ATGTTTGCAAAAGATCACAACCTCGCCAACGTCGATCCTGAATTGTTCGCCGTCATTCAAAAAGAGAATACGCGCCAGCACGACCACATCGAACTGATCGCGTCGGAGAACTACACGTCGCCAGCCGTAATGGAAGCGCAAGGCTCGCAGCTGACGAATAAATATGCCGAAGGCTACCCAGGCAAGCGCTACTACGGTGGCTGCGAATACGTCGACGTGGCCGAGCAACTGGCCATCGACCGCGTGAAACAGCTGTTCGGCGCCGAATGCGCGAACGTGCAGCCGAATTCCGGCTCGCAGGCGAACCAGGGCGTGTTCTTCGCCATGCTGAAACCAGGCGACCTGATCATGGGTATGTCGCTGGCCGAAGGCGGCCACCTGACCCACGGCATGCCGCTGAACATGTCCGGCAAATGGTTTGACGTCGTCTCCTACGGCTTGACGGCGGAAGAAGACATCGACTACGAGGCAATGGAGCGCCTGGCCCGCGAACGCAAGCCGAAACTGATTATCGCTGGCGCATCGGCGTTCTCGAAAAAGATCGACTTCGAACGCTTCAGCAAGATCGCCAAGGAAGTTGGCGCGTATTTCATGGTCGACATGGCCCACTACGCCGGCCTGATCGCCGCCGGCCTGTACCCGAACCCGGTGCCGTTCGCCGACTTCGTCACCTCGACCACGCACAAATCCCTGCGCGGCCCGCGCGGCGGCATCATCCTGATGAAGGCCGAACACGAAAAAGCCATCAACTCGGCCATCTTCCCTGGCATCCAGGGCGGCCCGCTGATGCACGTGATCGCCGGCAAGGCCGTCGCCTTCAAGGAAGCGCTGAGCCCTGAATTCGTCGAATACCAGAAGCAAGTGATCAAGAACGCCGACGTGCTGGCGAAAACCCTGATCAAGCGCGGCCTGCGCATCGTGTCCGGCGGCACCGAATCGCATGTCATGCTGGTCGACCTGCGCGCCAAGAACCTGACGGGCAAGGAAGCCGAAGCCATCCTCGGTTCCGCGCACATCACCTGCAACAAGAACGGCATCCCGAACGACCCGCAAAAGCCATTCGTCACCTCGGGCATCCGCCTGGGCAGCCCGGCGATGACGACGCGCGGTTTCAAGGAGGCGCAAGCGGAAGAAGTGGGCAACCTGATCGCCGACGTGCTGGACAATCCGCATGACGCCGCCACCATTGAGCGCGTGAAAGCGGCCGTGAAAGTGCTGGCCGACGCGCACCCGGTATACGCAGCTTAA
- the nrdR gene encoding transcriptional regulator NrdR has protein sequence MKCPFCQHGDTQVLDTRVSEEGDAIRRRRRCGKCDKRFTTYERIELIMPAVVKKNGSRTEFAADKLRGSLMLALRKRPVAAASVDTAIASIQEKLLTSGLREVDSGYIGELVMQELKRLDKIAYIRFASVYKNFEDLAEFQDAIAEVGQARKP, from the coding sequence ATGAAATGTCCATTTTGCCAGCACGGCGACACCCAGGTTCTCGATACGCGCGTATCGGAGGAAGGGGATGCCATTCGGCGCCGCCGCCGCTGCGGCAAATGCGACAAGCGTTTTACCACGTACGAGCGCATTGAACTTATCATGCCGGCCGTCGTCAAAAAGAATGGCAGCCGGACGGAGTTCGCTGCGGATAAGTTGCGCGGCAGTTTGATGCTGGCCTTGCGCAAGCGTCCCGTCGCGGCCGCCTCCGTGGATACGGCCATCGCGTCCATCCAGGAAAAACTGTTGACCAGCGGCTTGCGCGAAGTCGATTCCGGCTATATCGGCGAACTCGTCATGCAAGAATTGAAGCGCCTGGACAAGATCGCCTACATCCGCTTTGCCTCCGTCTACAAGAACTTCGAAGACCTGGCCGAGTTCCAGGATGCGATTGCCGAAGTGGGACAGGCACGCAAGCCCTGA